Proteins from a single region of Cydia splendana chromosome 9, ilCydSple1.2, whole genome shotgun sequence:
- the LOC134793988 gene encoding uncharacterized protein LOC134793988, whose amino-acid sequence MTMDIQNNYQSYKEASPDSKESNLNIESARTSQITKPEMQSTVLNAGKTSKRSFDVAFLMMPDEKLRQKQPERQLRVSKQLFNNEEWEHPLKRIPEIYKNGEYSNENTMDLKDQDDDRMRINNNISPNFGSDINIDVGTDEYPNKAMYCSDSENSDRSRSRPNSNESAARQPKFLPEYKNKIFDDPTLISMQSRARYENRYIEKLPEMSPRSAFTKVSNYTMRSPNPSVSPDNLLYQNSVSPPLSATSQSSNSFTKGPSFNNLLTPAQLLNGNNFFKAQSIPSSSPNYPEPSPNQTRTSGAFKGVEYQEKQSSPKPQISPNKLNFLPFRPDIPYLQAGSSYPFSVQNFHPPNPEFMKFPVPAREPLISNPAAAILSTLLPPTLAAFSLPAQNVCAKCSISFRMTSDLVYHMRTHHKSESVSDPNRRKREEKLKCPVCNESFRERHHLTRHMTAHQDKEGDMDDVPQNFNKKSKQFYPHNGSLIHK is encoded by the coding sequence ATGACAATGGACATTCAGAATAACTATCAAAGTTATAAAGAGGCGTCTCCTGATTCGAAGGAGAGTAATCTAAATATCGAGAGTGCAAGGACATCACAGATCACAAAACCCGAGATGCAGTCGACGGTATTGAATGCTGGGAAGACCTCAAAAAGATCGTTCGACGTTGCTTTCCTGATGATGCCGGATGAAAAACTTCGTCAAAAGCAACCTGAAAGGCAACTTCGTGTGTCAAAACAACTTTTCAATAACGAAGAATGGGAACATCCGCTTAAGAGGATTCCAGAAATTTACAAGAACGGTGAGTACTCCAACGAAAATACAATGGATTTAAAGGATCAAGACGATGACAGAATGCGCATTAATAATAACATATCTCCCAACTTTGGTTCTGACATTAACATCGACGTCGGTACGGATGAATATCCAAACAAAGCAATGTATTGCAGTGATTCCGAGAATTCCGATCGTTCAAGAAGCCGCCCAAATTCCAATGAAAGTGCAGCAAGGCAGCCGAAATTTCTACCCGAATATAAGAATAAGATTTTCGACGACCCGACTTTAATTAGCATGCAATCAAGAGCAAGATATGAAAACCGATACATTGAAAAGCTGCCAGAGATGTCACCGAGAAGCGCATTCACAAAAGTTTCTAACTATACCATGCGGTCACCTAATCCATCAGTCAGTCCTGACAATCTGCTGTATCAAAATTCTGTCAGTCCGCCTTTATCTGCGACTAGCCAATCCTCGAATTCTTTTACGAAAGGACCAAGTTTTAATAATCTGCTTACACCAGCGCAGCTTTTGAATGGTAATAACTTCTTTAAAGCACAAAGTATTCCTTCATCTTCTCCGAATTATCCCGAACCGAGTCCAAACCAAACAAGAACTAGTGGAGCATTCAAAGGCGTTGAATACCAAGAAAAGCAAAGTTCCCCGAAGCCACAGATATCTCCCAACAAGTTAAACTTTTTGCCTTTCAGACCAGACATACCTTATTTACAAGCGGGATCTTCCTATCCGTTCAGTGTTCAAAACTTCCACCCGCCGAATCCAGAATTCATGAAATTTCCAGTTCCAGCAAGAGAACCGCTTATTTCTAACCCAGCGGCTGCTATACTTAGCACACTATTGCCACCGACATTGGCTGCTTTTTCCTTGCCTGCTCAAAATGTGTGTGCAAAATGCAGCATTAGTTTCCGAATGACCTCAGATCTCGTTTACCACATGCGTACACACCACAAGAGCGAGTCCGTATCCGATCCTAACAGGAGAAAGAGAGAAGAAAAATTGAAGTGTCCTGTTTGCAATGAAAGTTTTAGAGAAAGACATCATCTAACGAGGCATATGACAGCACACCAAGACAAAGAAGGAGACATGGACGACGTCCCACAAAATTTTAACAAGAAAAGCAAACAGTTCTACCCCCATAACGGTTCGCTCATTCACAAATGA